The following coding sequences are from one Coffea arabica cultivar ET-39 chromosome 11e, Coffea Arabica ET-39 HiFi, whole genome shotgun sequence window:
- the LOC140021388 gene encoding protein MAIN-LIKE 1-like, whose translation MESWRIIPNAAAQQGPIDDSVLYLQSEHRSGAVFNGVDQAGFRGVRVAGYLTVDHGLITALVERWRQETHTFHLPVMGESTITLQDVEVLWGLRVDGRPVTLHHVRRTVQERKHLVNEVLGFWPEDAMLKGGRLKMSSMYRQLTTPVPPDAPDELVRQYARMYLLILLGGLLFADACGNVVSLNWLDYVRDLEAMGEYSWGSATLACLYSRLCHACRASTTTTGGPYLLLQIWAWERIPSIRPEMYPAPEIGEFPVAGRWVAERKL comes from the exons ATGGAGAGTTGGCGTATCATACCCAACGCCGCCGCACAACAGGGACCAATTGATGACAGTGTTCTGTATCTACAATCCGAGCATAGGTCCGGCGCAGTTTTCAATGGCGTAG ATCAAGCAGGATTTCGTGGTGTCCGAGTGGCTGGATATCTTACTGTAGACCATGGACTCATCACAGCTCTCGTCGAGCGCTGGAGACAGGAGACGCATACCTTCCATCTTCCAGTTATGGGCGAGTCGACGATAACTTTGCAAGATGTAGAAGTGCTCTGGGGTCTACGCGTGGACGGGCGTCCAGTTACACTGCATCACGTTAGGCGAACTGTACAAGAGCGCAAACATCTAGTGAACGAGGTTTTAGGCTTTTGGCCGGAAGATGCGATGCTAAAAGGTGGCCGCCTGAAGATGTCTTCTATGTACAGACAGTTGACTACGCCAGTACCGCCTGATGCTCCTGATGAACTGGTACGACAGTATGCTCGCATGTACCTATTGATTTTATTGGGTGGTCTACTATTCGCGGATGCATGCGGGAATGTTGTTAGTCTAAACTGGTTAGACTATGTTCGAGATTTGGAGGCGATGGGGGAGTACAGTTGGGGGTCAGCGACTCTTGCTTGTTTATACTCACGTTTGTGTCACGCTTGCCGTGCTTCTACTACTACCACAGGCGGTCCTTATCTATTACTCCAAATATGGGCATGGGAGCGGATTCCCAGCATTCGACCGGAGATGTATCCAGCGCCTGAGATCGGTGAATTTCCGGTAGCTGGTAGATGGGTGGCTGAACGTAAACTCTAG
- the LOC140021387 gene encoding uncharacterized protein, with amino-acid sequence MQTTYFLFAGALVLLHFIATSSATIIVANNHNNSASDLNALLAFKATIFDPQRIIPTNWSTSSSVCNWIGITCNARHHRVAAINLSYMGIVGTIPPELGNLSFLVWLNVRNNSFHGHLPTELSRLHRLKYINLASNDFEGEFPSWLGCLSALWYINFEYNRFSGSLSGRLSNFTKLETIRLIYNFFTGNLSEEFSALPKLTVLDIQFNQLVGPLPQALFNLSSLQIIGFTNNSLSGYLPAHICDYLPQLKGLYLSLNNFEGEIPSGIGECSGLQVLSLSYNKFRGYIPREIWNLTTLTRLVLGGNDLTGEIPKVIDNLYNLEKLGMENTNVTGILPQEVGNLSKLEVVQLTSNRLRGPITLKLFNISTLQFISLSENSFSGELPSTSGVFLPNLEELYLGENTFTGAILTSISNASRLRVLDIGGNHFTGAIPHSLGNLRLLEVLSVTNNDFFGDLRSNGLSFITSLANCKNLKSLRITGNPLNGFLPKSTGNLSSSLESFHAGRCGIKSEIPSSIGNLSNLVELYFENNSLTGLIPATMKWFLKLQRIDLSDNQILGAIPSEFCNLLNLGELGLGQNKLSGMVPSCLGNVTTLRYVYLNSNNLSSMIPTSFWSLRDILELDMSGNCLTGSLPAEIGNFKALVYLNLSNNQYLGGIPSTIGALQDLQGLSLEHNKLQGSIPDSMKNMLQLRHLDLSFNHLEGVIPNSLQVLLDLQYFNVSYNRLRGPIPHGGPFANFTNLSFLSNEALCGAPWLQPCASIFEHESRTKRIVMVVLLTSGSVILALVISIFLIRLKLRKKILAPTQNLLPMATFERVSFHELRQITNGFSESNLLGSGSFGSVYKGIRENGMVWAIKVFDLQPEGFGARIHAQWKP; translated from the exons ATGCAGACAACTTATTTTCTTTTCGCTGGAGCCTTGGTACTGTTGCACTTTATCGCAACTAGCTCAGCTACCATAATTGTAGCCAACAACCATAACAACAGTGCTAGTGATCTGAATGCTCTTCTTGCCTTCAAAGCCACCATTTTCGATCCTCAAAGGATTATCCCAACCAACTGGTCCACTTCTTCCTCTGTTTGCAACTGGATTGGAATCACTTGTAATGCTCGTCATCACAGAGTCGCAGCCATCAACCTTTCTTACATGGGAATTGTAGGAACCATACCTCCAGAACTGGGAAATCTTTCTTTCCTAGTCTGGCTAAATGTTAGAAATAACAGCTTTCATGGACATCTTCCAACCGAGCTATCTCGTCTCCATCGATTGAAGTACATCAACCTTGCAAGCAATGACTTTGAAGGGGAATTTCCATCATGGTTGGGATGTTTGAGTGCACTCTGGTACATCAACTTCGAATACAACAGATTTTCGGGTTCATTATCAGGCAGGCTCTCTAACTTCACAAAGTTAGAGACCATCAGGTTGATTTACAACTTTTTCACTGGAAATCTTTCAGAAGAATTCAGCGCTCTACCGAAATTGACAGTTTTGGACATTCAATTTAACCAACTTGTAGGCCCTCTGCCACAGGCTCTGTTTAACCTCTCCTCATTGCAAATTATTGGTTTTACGAATAATAGCTTATCGGGCTACCTTCCAGCACATATCTGCGATTATCTCCCACAACTTAAAGGGctttacttatcacttaataacTTTGAAGGTGAAATTCCATCAGGCATCGGAGAATGCTCAGGACTCCAAGTTTTATCCTTGTCTTACAACAAATTCAGAGGGTATATACCAAGAGAAATTTGGAATCTAACCACGCTTACACGTTTAGTTTTGGGTGGGAATGACCTGACAG GTGAAATTCCAAAAGTCATTGACAATCTCTATAATTTGGAGAAACTAGGCATGGAGAATACTAATGTGACAG GTATACTACCTCAAGAGGTTGGTAATCTGAGCAAGTTGGAAGTTGTACAGTTGACCTCAAATAGGTTGAGAGGTCCCATCACGCTGAAACTTTTCAATATTTCAACACTACAATTTATTTCCCTCTCGGAAAACAGTTTTTCAGGCGAGCTTCCATCGACTTCAGGTGTTTTCTTACCCAATCTTGAGGAACTCTATCTTGGGGAAAATACATTCACTGGAGCTATACTAACATCCATCTCAAATGCTTCTAGGCTCAGAGTACTAGACATTGGCGGTAACCATTTTACTGGTGCAATTCCTCATTCTCTTGGAAACTTGAGATTACTAGAAGTCTTGTCCGTAACAAACAATGATTTTTTTGGGGACTTGCGATCCAACGGGTTGAGCTTCATTACGTCTCTTGCAAATTGCAAGAATTTAAAATCTTTGAGGATTACTGGGAATCCTCTGAATGGCTTCCTCCCAAAATCTACCGGAAATCTTTCCAGCTCACTCGAATCCTTTCATGCAGGTAGGTGCGGAATCAAAAGTGAAATTCCAAGTTCGATTGGCAATTTGAGCAACTTAGTAGAACTGTACTTTGAAAACAATAGTTTGACAGGGTTAATTCCAGCTACAATGAAATGGTTCTTGAAGCTTCAGAGGATAGATCTAAGCGACAATCAAATACTAGGTGCTATTCCAAGTGAGTTTTGTAATTTGCTGAACTTAGGAGAATTAGGACTCGGACAAAATAAGCTCTCTGGTATGGTGCCTTCTTGTTTAGGAAATGTTACAACACTCAGATACGTTTATCTCAATTCTAACAATTTAAGTTCTATGATACCAACAAGCTTTTGGAGCCTTAGAGATATTTTGGAGCTAGACATGTCAGGAAATTGTTTAACAGGTTCTTTGCCCGCTGAAATTGGAAACTTCAAGGCATTAGTCTATTTGaacctttcaaataatcaataCTTGGGTGGGATACCTAGCACTATTGGAGCACTACAGGATTTGCAAGGACTATCCTTGGAGCACAACAAGTTACAAGGATCGATACCAGATTCCATGAAGAATATGCTGCAGTTACGGCATTTGGATCTATCTTTTAACCATCTGGAAGGTGTAATTCCCAACTCATTACAGGTACTATTAGATCTCCAATACTTTAATGTGTCTTACAACAGATTGAGAGGACCGATTCCTCATGGAGGGCCATTCGCAAATTTCACGAACCTGTCTTTTCTCTCAAATGAAGCATTGTGTGGCGCTCCTTGGCTCCAACCTTGTGCAAGTATATTTGAGCATGAATCAAGGACAAAAAGGATAGTCATGGTTGTTCTGTTGACATCAGGATCTGTCATATTAGCCTTGgtgatttcaatttttttgataCGGTTAAAGTTGAGAAAGAAAATTCTAGCTCCAACTCAGAACTTGCTTCCCATGGCGACATTTGAAAGGGTGTCCTTCCATGAACTTAGACAAATAACAAATGGATTCAGCGAGAGTAACTTACTTGGCTCGGGGAGCTTTGGTTCAGTTTACAAGGGAATTCGCGAAAATGGGATGGTTTGGGCCATAAAGGTATTCGATTTGCAGCCAGAAG GCTTTGGTGCTCGAATACATGCCCAATGGAAGCCTTGA